The nucleotide window TGCGCAGCACGGGCAGGTTCTGGCGCGACAACACCAGCAGCACCGGGCCATCCGCCCTGGCCATCGCCATCTCCCAGGCCTCGGCGGTTTCCACCGCGTCGCAAGGGCGGATCACCGTCAGGTTCGGGATCGCACGCAGGCTGGCGAGGTGTTCGACCGGCTGGTGGGTGGGGCCGTCCTCGCCCAGGCCGATGGAGTCATGCGTCATCACGAAGACGGTCGGGACCCCCATCAGCGCCGCCAGCCGGATCGCGGGGCGGCAGTAATCGGCAAAGGCCAGGAAGGTGCCGCCATACGGGCGGAACAGGCCATGCAGCACGATGCCGTTCATCGCCGCCGCCATGCCGTGCTCGCGGATGCCGTAATGCAGGTAGCTGCCGGAATAATCGTCGCGGGTGACGGGGCGCATTCCCTTGCTGCGGGTCAGGTTGGAGCCGGTGAGGTCGGCCGAGCCGCCGATGGTGAAGGGCAGCGCGGCATTGACCACGCCAAGCGCCATTTCGCTGGCCTTGCGGGTGGCGACCTTGGGGCGATCAGCCAGCAACCCGGCCTTGTAGGCGGCCATTGCCGGGGCCAGCGGCGCCGGGTCGCGGGCCATCGCGGCGGCAAAGTCCGCGCGCTGGGGCGAGGCGGCCAGCCGTGCCTCCCACTCCGCCCGGGCCTTCGCGCCGCGGGCGGCGATGCGCGCCCAGGCGGCGTAGACGCCGGCGGGGATCTCGAAGGGCGGGTGGTCCCAGCCCAGATGCGCGCGGGTAGCGGCAATCTCGTCCGCCCCCAGCGGCGCGCCATGCACATCATGCCCGCCCTGCTTGTTCGGCGCGCCGCAGCCGATCAGCGTGCGGCAGGCGATCAGGCTGGGGCGCGGATCGGCGCGGGCCGCGGTGATCGCCTCGGCAATCTGGTCACGGTCATGCCCGTCGCAGGACAGAACATGCCATCCCGAGGCGGCGAAACGGGCCATCTGGTCGGTCGAGGTGGACAGATCGGTGCCGCCGTCGATGGTGATGCGGTTGTCATCCCACAGCACCACCAGCCGTCCCAGCCCAAGATGCCCGGCCATGTCGATGGCTTCATGACTGATCCCCTCCATCAGGCAGCCGTCCCCGGCGATGACCCAGGTCCAGTGATCCACCAGCCCCGGAAACCGCGCCGCGGCCATCCGTTCGGCCAGCGCCATGCCGACCGCCGTTGCGATGCCCTGCCCCAGCGGGCCGGTCGTGACCTCGACCCCCTGCGCATGGCCGTATTCGGGGTGCCCGGCGGTGCGGCTGCCCATCTGGCGGAAGCCGCGGATCTGGTCCATGCCCATGTCGGGATAGCCCAGAAGATGGTTCACCGCGTAGAGCAGCATCGAGCCATGCCCGGCCGACAGCACGAAACGGTCGCGGTCCGGCCATTGATGCGCGGCGGGGTCAAGCGTGATGAAGCGGTTGAACAGCACCGCCGCCACATCGGCCATGCCCATCGGCATCCCGGGGTGGCCAGAGTTGGCGGCCTGCACCGCGTCCATCGTCAGGGCGCGGATCGCGTTGGCCATCAGCCGTTCATCGGCGATCTGGATCTCGGCGTTCATCGGCGTCTCCTCAAGCGCGTTTCGCATCCGCCACCAGCCGCTCGATCAGCGGGGTGAGGATCAGTTGCATGGCAAGGTCGAGCTTGTTGCCCGGGATCACGATGGAATTGGCGCGGCTCATCCAGGATCCGTGGATCATCGAGGTCAGGTAGGGGAAGTCGATGCCGCGCGGGGACTTGAACCGGATCACCACCAGGCTTTCATCGGCGGTGGGGATCCAGCGCGCGATGAAGGGGTTTGAGGTATCGACCACCGGCACCCGCTGGAAGTTGATGTCGGTCTCGGTGAATTGCGGGCAGATGCAGTGCACATAGGCGTGCATCCGGCGCAGGATCGTGTCGGTCACCGCCTCTGTCGTGTAGCCGCGGCTGGCGCGGTCGCGGTGGATCTTCTGGGTCCATTCCAGGTTGATGACCGGCACCACCCCGATCTTCAGGTCGGCATGGCGCGGCAGATTCACCTCGTCATTGACCACGCAGCCGTGCAGGCCCTCGTAGAAGAGCAGGTCCGATCCGTCCTCGAACGGCGCCCAGTCGGTGAAATGGCCGGGGGGCACGCCATACAGCGCCGCCTCGCGGTCATCATGCACGTAATGCCGGGTGCGGCCGGTGCCGCTGGCGCCATATTCGCGGAAGACCCGCTCCAGCTCTGCCAGCTCGTTCGCCTCGTAGGAGAAATGCGAGAACGAGGACTGGCCCGCGGCACTGCGCCGGTCGAGCTCGGCCTTCATCTCGGCGCGGTTGAAGCGGTGGAAGGCGTCGCCCTCGATGCTGACGGCGGTGATGCCCTCGCGGCGGAAAATCTGGTCAAAGGTGTTCTTGACCGTGGTCGTGCCCGCGCCGGACGAGCCGGTGACCGAGATGATGGGGTGTTTCTTGCTCATGCTCTCAGCTCCGGAACAGGCCGCGCTTGCCGAAGAGCGCAGAGCTCTCCCGCTCGGGCAGGTCATGGTAGGCGGTGATGCGGGCGACCTTCTCGGACGAGCCGAAGACGAAGGGCGTGCGGTCATGCAGATGCGCGGGCACCCGGCTCAGGATCGGCTGCTCGCCGTCGGTGGCGCTGCCGCCTCCTTGCGTGATGACAAAGGCGATGGGTGCGCATTCATAGACCAGCCGCAACCGGCCCTGCGCATAGCCCTTGCGGTCATCGCGCGGATAGAGGAACACGCCGCCGCGGGTCAGGATGCGGTGTGTCTCGGCCACCAGGGATGCCACCCACCGCATGTTGAAGTTCTGGCCGCGCGGCCCGTCGGCGCCCGCCACGCAGTCATCGACATAGGCGCGCACCGGCGCCGGCCAGTGCCGGTAGTTCGAGGCGTTGATGGCAAACTCGCTGGAGCTTGGCGCCACGGTCAGCCCGCACCCCACCAGCACCCAGGCAGCGGTCTCGGGGTCCAGCACCCATTTCAGCACGCCCGAGCCAAAGCTGGCGACCAGGCAGCATTGCGGCCCGTAGATCGCATAGCCCGCGGCGATCAGCTCGCTGCCGGGGCGCAGGAAGCTGGCTTCGGCCGTGGCCTCGGCCGGGTAGATGCCGAAGATGGTGCCGATCGAGACATTGGCGTCGATGTTGGACGAT belongs to Frigidibacter mobilis and includes:
- the tkt gene encoding transketolase, with the protein product MNAEIQIADERLMANAIRALTMDAVQAANSGHPGMPMGMADVAAVLFNRFITLDPAAHQWPDRDRFVLSAGHGSMLLYAVNHLLGYPDMGMDQIRGFRQMGSRTAGHPEYGHAQGVEVTTGPLGQGIATAVGMALAERMAAARFPGLVDHWTWVIAGDGCLMEGISHEAIDMAGHLGLGRLVVLWDDNRITIDGGTDLSTSTDQMARFAASGWHVLSCDGHDRDQIAEAITAARADPRPSLIACRTLIGCGAPNKQGGHDVHGAPLGADEIAATRAHLGWDHPPFEIPAGVYAAWARIAARGAKARAEWEARLAASPQRADFAAAMARDPAPLAPAMAAYKAGLLADRPKVATRKASEMALGVVNAALPFTIGGSADLTGSNLTRSKGMRPVTRDDYSGSYLHYGIREHGMAAAMNGIVLHGLFRPYGGTFLAFADYCRPAIRLAALMGVPTVFVMTHDSIGLGEDGPTHQPVEHLASLRAIPNLTVIRPCDAVETAEAWEMAMARADGPVLLVLSRQNLPVLRSEAGENQTARGAYLLRDPGARDVTLIATGSEVEIAVAAAEALAADGIAAAVISAPSFEAFAAQPAAARAALLGSAPRIGIEAAIRQGWDLFLRPEDGFVGMTGFGASAPAPELYRHFGITPEAVADLARGLKKTS
- a CDS encoding phosphoribulokinase, which encodes MSKKHPIISVTGSSGAGTTTVKNTFDQIFRREGITAVSIEGDAFHRFNRAEMKAELDRRSAAGQSSFSHFSYEANELAELERVFREYGASGTGRTRHYVHDDREAALYGVPPGHFTDWAPFEDGSDLLFYEGLHGCVVNDEVNLPRHADLKIGVVPVINLEWTQKIHRDRASRGYTTEAVTDTILRRMHAYVHCICPQFTETDINFQRVPVVDTSNPFIARWIPTADESLVVIRFKSPRGIDFPYLTSMIHGSWMSRANSIVIPGNKLDLAMQLILTPLIERLVADAKRA